In Ostrea edulis chromosome 6, xbOstEdul1.1, whole genome shotgun sequence, a single window of DNA contains:
- the LOC125648071 gene encoding uncharacterized protein LOC125648071, giving the protein MVQYVKRQTSAQMVAKQHLRLHLRRIRNKEYSRLRDMVPSIAKKDKISKVTVIEEAVKYIDELHRALFERLHSKALGNKPMSDDHVKDFIHTLIPADLFSKTQSSSSTFEKTQRHPSYLMPKKQRGFGKPH; this is encoded by the exons ATGGTGCAGTATGTAAAACGTCAAACTAGTGCACAGATGGTGGCTAAACAGCACTTAAGACTTCACTTGAGACGAATCCGAAATAAAGAATATTCCAGACTCAGAGACATGGTCCCATCTATTGccaagaaagacaaaatttcTAAG GTGACAGTCATTGAGGAGGCTGTAAAATACATCGATGAACTGCACAGAGCTCTGTTTGAGCGGCTACATTCTAAAG CTCTCGGAAACAAACCAATGTCAGATGATCACGTAAAAGATTTCATACACACCCTGATTCCGGCGGACTTGTTCTCCAAGACGCAATCTTCCAGCTCTACCTTTGAAAAAACACAAAGACATCCTTCCTACTTAATGCCAAAGAAGCAGAGGGGGTTTGGCAAACCACACTAA